Sequence from the Notamacropus eugenii isolate mMacEug1 chromosome 6, mMacEug1.pri_v2, whole genome shotgun sequence genome:
tttataagtcccttatgacttctctttgctgttcacctttgcatgcttctcttcattcttgtgtttgaaagtcaaattttcttttcagctctggtcttttcatcaagaatgcttgaaagtactctatttcattgaaagaccaatttttcccctgaagtattatactcagttttgctgggtaggtgattcttggttttagtcctagttcctttgacttctggaatatcctattccatgcccttcaatcccttaaggtagaagctgctagatgttgtgttatcctgattgtatttccacaatacttgaattgtttctttctagctgcttgcaatattttctccttgaccagggaactctggaatttggccacaatgttcctaggagtttctctctttggatctctttcaggcggtgttctgtggatttcctgaatacttattttgccctctggttctagaatctcagggcagttttccttgataatttcatgaaagatgatgtctaggtcctttttttgatcatggatttcaggttgtcccataatttttaaattgtttctcctggatctattttccaggtcagtagtttttccaaggagatatttcacattatgttccattttttcattcttttggctttgttttgtgatttcttggtttctcataaagtcattagcctccatctgttccattcttattttgaaagaactattttcttcagtgagcttttgaacctccttttccatttggctaattctgccttttaaaacatttttctcctcattggctttttgaacctcttttgccagttgagttaacctatttttcaaggtgttatcttcttcagcatttttggggtctcctttagcaggttgttgacctgctttacatgcttttcttgcatctctctcatttctcttcccagtttttcctccacctctctaacttgattttcagaatcctttttgagctcttccatggcctgagcccattgagtgggctgggatacagaagtcttgacttttgtgtctttccctgatggtaagcattgttcttcctcatcagaaaggaagggaggaaatacctgttcaccaagaaagtacccttctatagtcttattttttttccccttttctatgcattttcccagccagtgacttgccttctgaatattctcttcacacgcactttgcctctggatccttccagccagcgcttggggtctgagattcaaatgctgcttcccagcctcagggctttgggcgggggcaaggctgctattcagtgtgagattaagttcaggggctcaggtgggggcagggccgcctcactggctcagggggtttatgcagagaccttcaacaatggatccaggctcctgcctgcttggggagcccaggtctgctcccgcctctgctgctgcctcccaagggggcctgagttatgggggcaccccactcccctctcgacccgccaaagagaccctctcaccgacccttgtcacctgtgggtggagggacccccgtggccgctggagattctgtccctgaagcctgcttgcatctgctcctcctggtgccacgtggctgaggcagggctgtgctcagctcctGGTCCACAgctcgaaggaccttttgcaagaggttttcaggctctctggaacagaaatctcatccgctccattgttctgtggcttctgctgcttcagaatttgttggcagttcatttttacagatattttatgggctgtgggttcagaacTAGCGTAtattcatctttctactccgccatcttggctctgcccccctcccttgtgctttttaaagcattcttctcctcattggctttttggacttcttttggtgattgaattagcctattttaaaggttttattttcttcatcacttttttgtgtgtctcctttagcatACTGTTGcttagcttttcatgattttcttgcgtcactctcatttttcttcccattttttcctccacctcttacttgattttcaaaatcctttttgagctcttccttggcctgagaccgttgcatatttattttggagcaCTCTGATGGAggcctcttcctcatctgaaaggatggaagaaaatatctatacaccaagaaagtaaccttctattatctttttttcccctttcttggacattttcccaggtagttacctgacttttgagtcctttctcaagaaggggttatactctggggacctgtaaattttcagttcctccaaggtgactcAATCAGGGAgaaggaatttactcctctcctggtctgcactctggctGGGGGTTccaaaagcttttctgcctaggatctgcaagtagaattccctttctagAGCCTCTATCAGCTGTACCACGCCAGCCAACACTCTTTCTCACCCCCAGATCTCCACTCAGTTCTGATACGCAGATCAGCAACTCAATTCCCCCACAGGTTTTAGGCTGTGGGCTCCAGAAATGGACACTGCTTCTGCCACTACTGCCTGGGGCCTGGGCTAgaggaagaccctgctcccttctcacccaggatgaaaaactttttctttgaaCTTTGAAGTGCCTTTGGTCTTTGTAGGTAGAGGaatttgagaaccactgctgTTGAGGAGGATTTTGCCTGTTCCAGTCTTTTTCCTGCTTCACTGAGTGGCCAAGGCTTTGTTGCATGTGTTGCATGTGTTTGCATGTGTTGCACTCCTCTCTGTGCTTCGTGTGATGGACCTTCCCTTTTGGTCAACCAGGTAACATTacattgggctggaaatctctttcactctgtcattttgtggattctgctgctctcgaatttgtttcgagtcatttttacaggtattttatgccCTGTGTGGGAGTAGCTAGAGTATGTGCTTCTTTCTCGTCCACCATCGTGACTCTGCCCCTGGATCTTTGATACACAAGAATGACCAAGTGGCTTCATTCAACATGAAAAGACATCTATAGCTTTTAATCTCACTACCTACAGAAATTTTCACTgagaaatgaaaatcagagaCCATTATTCAATGAATTTTATCTGCTATTAATATGTAATTGAATTTGATTATACAGTTCTAACGCTGGTATTGAAAGAACAGCTTAAAACCAAATGAGTAACATGCTTGTGCTGGAGTTTCTTTGGCCCTGAGAATCCCAGAGAAAGTTATAGTCATTAAGTAAATCTAGAGTATGTGATATTGAAGGGCTTATAGACATCAGACTATTGGAGAGTTGCTCTATTAGCTAACTGAACCTCTCCATGTACATTTTGTGTGAATATTTTGGTCACATTGAGGGGAAATGCCTGCAGAAAGTGAATGATAAGCTTTGGAAAAAGTGGCAAACAAATTTCACTgctcttctttttgttgttgttttctttctttctttctttctttctttctttctttctttctttctttctttttttttttagctatatgTGACACTTTGTGATATCATTTGAGGcttccttggtaaagatactgaaatagtttttCATTTCCGTAACcagttcattatacagatgagaaaactgaagtgaaaAGGATTTAAGTGCAttttcaagggtcacacagctagaaagtgtctgaggttttTTTCAACTCTAGAGAAAGagttttcctgacaccaggcctggcacactatccactacgtcatctttaaattaaaaacatagtaggcacctaatatgTACAAAGTTCAATATTAAGAACTTGGGTATACAAAATCAAACCAAGTAACTTTACTTTTTTTAGAAGggaaataatgtaaataaaactATCGATATTCATTATTCTAATTGAAAATAAGTTACCTGCAAACAAACCTTGATCCAGAGATCTTACTTCAAGTTTTTTTCAACAAGTAGGTGAAAGACAAATATTCATAACAACCTTTGTGTTTATAAAGGATTAGAAAGAATATCAACTGAGTAATCAGTAAAGTGTAACAAATAGAAATGTTAATGGACAAAAATAATGTTATATTATTGTATagtatgaaatgaaaataaaaattttgaagatAATAAGACATAAAGATTGTAGGAGTTACATAGAATGAACTAAGATCATGACAATAAAGTATCGAATAATTGCTGTCACAGATTTTATTGCTGTTGAAATGTAATTCAGAATCTTGCTGTTTCCAGCTGAAATCACAGAATGATTTTAATTAAGGATGCCTGAATTAGTGACCAATCAAAAGTAttcaagggggcagagccaagacagtgAAGTAAAAAgacggacctgtagaagctcccccacatagcccacaaaatacctgtaaaaatgactctaaacaaattctggtggAATAGAAGCCACAagaggacagagtgaaagagatttccagcccaagcctggaaggtcaacaggaaaggtctatcacactggtgCAGAGCAAAGCGCAGCCCAATATGGACTGCACAGTGGTGCAGGGACAAGTCCCTGAACGGGCTTCAAGGCACCACTGGCAACAGTTCACAGATTggtcaacccacaaatgccataGACAGTTTGAAAAGCCAGTGATAAAGTTTATTTATGTGGGTGACACAGGAATGCAGTATGGGCCTACcaacagcagccactgcagttgcagtgtccatttttggagccctccacctaaagtccctggggtATCTGAATCTTAGCTCTGAGAGGTTGTGCTGCCCTCTACCTAGAGTGTCTAggtgaattgagcagctgatctaaatctcagttCTGAGCAGagacctggggtgaggaagaggagcactggcatggcgGAGTTTGAGGAGcttgtggaaagggaattctactcacagattctgggcagaaaagttgtGAGTGCTCCCaaaccagtgcacaggccaggagaggagcaacttctctcccttgattgtgccatattggaggaactgagaacttacatgttcccaaagtataccctccttttgagaaaggactcaaaagtcaagtaactgactgggaaaatgctcatAAAGTGAAACTAAGATTATAGAAggtcttggtgaatagatattttcttccatcctttcagatgaggaagaacaatgcatgccatcagaggaagtcaaggcttccaaaacctccaaaatgaatacacAATgttttcaggccatggaagagctcaaaaaggattttgaaaatcaagtaagagagaagcaggaaaaattggcaagagaaatgagagtgatgcaagaaaatcatgaaaagcaaatcaacagttGACTAAAGGAGaatccaaaaaatactgaaaaaagaacacctttaaaataggATAATTCAATCaccaaaagaagtccaaaaagccaatgagtagaagaatgctttaaaaaaggaaaattagccaaatggaaaaggaggttcaacagCTCATCGAAGTTCTTTAAAACGTCGAGAGGACCAGTTgtaagctaataactttatgagaaaccaagaaattacgaaacaaaaccgaaagaatgaaaaaatagaagataatgtgaaatatcttctttgaaaaacaactgacctggaacataTATCAAGgacaaacaatttaaaaattatgggactacctgaaagccatgttcaaaaaaaaaaaaagcctaggcatcatctttcatgaaattatcgaggaaaactgccctgatattctagaatcagagggcatagtaaatattgaaagaatacaatgatcacctcctgaaagagatccaaaaagagaaacttctagaaataatacagccaaattccagagttaccagatcaaggagaaaatattgcaattagctcgaaagaaataattcaagtattgtggaaatacaatcaggataaccccaGATCtagtaacttctacattaaaggatcgaagggcttggaatatgatgttccagaagtcagacgaactaggattaaaaccaagaatcacctatcaaGAAAAATTCAGTATAATGCTGCAGTGGGGAAAAGGttgttcagtgaaatagaggactttcaagcattcctgatgaaaagaccagaacagaatagaaaatctggctttctaacacaagaatcaagaaaagcacggaaaggtaaacaggaaagagaaatcagaagggattttctaaagttgatctgtttacattccttcatggaaaggtAACATTTGCAActattgagacttttctcaatatttgcgtagctggagggattatacatacacatttatatatacctatatgtgtatatatatatatatatacatatatgtatatatgtatatatatacatatatatgtgtatatatatatatatatatatatatatatatatagagagagagagagagagagagagagagagagagagagagagagaaagagagacagagacagagacagagagcacagggtgaggtgaaCAAGGAATtctatctacaaaaataaaattaggtggtgagagaggaatatcttgggaggagaaagggggaaatggattggggcaaattatctctcataaaagactaaaaaaaagcttttccaatgaagaagaaaagggaggaggtgagagggaagaagtgaatcttactctcttcacatttagcTAAAGGAGGGAAAagcatgctcactcagtttgatatgaaaatctatcttacactacaggaaagtaggggggaagtgGCCAAATGGGGTGGgaggatgagagaaaggagggcaaatgggaggagggagtaattagaagtaaaccgtTTTGGGGAAgtataaggtcaaaagagagaacagaataaatggggagggaGCTAAATATAGTTAATTTTACACAGCATGATTAAtttgaagtcttttgcaaaactacacatatatatcctatattgaattccttgccttctcagttgagATGgataggagggaggagaggagagaagtagaaattcaaagtattagaaacaaatgttgagaactgtttttgcatacaactgggaaataagaaatacagacaatgaggtatagaaatcaattttgctctataaggaaagggagaatatggggataagggaagggaggggtgtgatagaagggaagatatattgaaggaagaggtaatcagaatgcaaggcgttacagtgtgaggggagggaggagaagggtagaaaatttggaactcaaaattttgtggaaatgaatgttgaaaactaaaaataaatttataaacataaaaaagtatTCAAGCATATGGTAGAAACTAAAACACATTACTTCAAATTATGAAAGTTGAGGACTTTCTGAATACTTACCAAGAAATATTCTAATAGCAAGTTCTGCTTGTCATAAGGCACTCTGTTTTATGAACCACAAGAGGCAAGATCCCAGGAATAATCTTCTGAGGGTACTCATTTAACAAATTTTACTGAATCTGCACAATCATCACAACCTAAAATAGTATAAATAATTACCATTATAATAGCATctattacaaaaaaatttatagatttGTCCCAGATGGCTCTAATCTTGTAGTATTTTAGATGTAAGATGTTATGAACATAGCAAAAGAAATCAAGCTTATGTGGGAACCAGATGAAAAATATATAATCACACTTATCCTGTCTGCTTTTGAAGGTATATTGCAAATGTGTTTCGTCACCTTAAAGAGGAGGCCTTTATTTCTTAGTCATTATCCAAATACAGATGGCAAGTTATGTAAGTGTCTTGAAATAATTGACAGAAGGTTAAATATAAACGAATTATAGTTTAACTTCCTAAGTTTTGGCTAAGATCAAGTTTAGGAATAATAGCACTGTGGCATCACATGATCATTTCTATCTGGGGCTAATTTAAAAGTTGAAAATAGAGCAATCATTATGATCATTAacaaattgttatttttcttttgtaggaAAATGTGAACTAATATCTCCTTCTATGGAAACAAGATCCCAGAAACAAGCACTTCTGTTTATTCTTAAATGATATTTTGTTAGATGCATAAAAGGACTATTAACACAGAAATGTGGGAGATAGCACAGAATAGCACTGGTTTTGTTAAAGAATTCTTTCTCGTGGGACTGACTGAAATCCCCAAATTTCAGgtccctctcttttttattttctttgtcatttacaTGGTCACTCTTGTAGGGAATTGGGGGATGATCATAATTATCTGGATAAATGTCCAACTTCACAcccccatgtactttttcctcagCAACCTTTCCTTATGCGACATTTGTTACTCCACTGTTTTTGCTCCCAAGATATTAGTCAGTTTTCTAGTAAAGAACAAAACAAGTTCATTTGCTAGTTGTATTTTACAAAGTTTCTTTTTTGCTGTGTATGTCACCACTGAGGGCATCCTCCTCTCTATGATGGCATATGACCGATATGTAGCCATTGCCACTCCATTGCTTTATCCAGTTATTATGActcaaagagtttgcattttgaTGGTTCTTGGGTCCTACTTAGGAGGTTTAATTAACTCATTGACCCACACAATTGGTTTGCTCAGGTTGAATTTCTGTGGTCCCAATGTGGTAAATCATTACTTCTGTGACATCCGCCCTCTTTTGAAACTCTCTTGTTCTGATGCATACATCAATGAAATGTTACTTTTAGTCTTCTCTGGAGTGATTGCAATGTTTACCTTCATAATCATCATGGTGTCGTACATCCATATCATCATAGCTATcctgagaatcagatcagctgAGGGGAGGCACAAAGCCTTCTCTACCTGTGCATCCCACTTGACAGCCGTGACATTGTTCTATGGTTCTGTGACCTTCAGTTACATCCAGCCAAGTTCTCAGTATTCCATGGAGCAAGAGAAAATATCTGCTGTGTTTTATACGTTCATAATCCCTATGCTGAACCCTCTCATTTATAGCCTAAGAAACAAGGAGGTCAAGGATGCTGCAAAGAGGTCAATCATTGGTAAAAGTCCACATAACTGATTTagttcttaatttcattttgacAAAATAGCACAATAATGGGGAAAAGTTGAAAAAGTCCTTTTTTTAGGATCATGTTTTTGATGTCATTAGATTTAACGACAAATTGCTATGTAGTTAGAGACTTTCCATTACAttgcaggaaagaaagaagaatttattaaatagctactaTGTGTGCCAGTGGAGTGCAAATGAGATATTCACAGTACTCGCAGAGGCCATGAATACCCCTGCAAAATTCTGCATCATGGAACagcacagactctccacatggaggCAGAaccatttatttagacaccaaaaagacaaatctatcatagtaacaaaaatctatacacaataacaatgcagagaagccttccccaagccttccccctgctagatTTCCAACAAACTGGGTCTCTTAAACAATTCACACACAGTCTTTCCTTAAACAAAATATCCAGTTACTggttgcctgcatccttcagttctgttccacccattcagcaaactcctcccatcacagaTTCCATGTGCCTCAGACTCATATGACTCAGTCTTCTATGTGAACCAGACAGGCCACATGGGACtgttaatgaatatgaaatatatccccatttaaattacaatGATAGCTAGTCACTATCCTAAGTACTCTTATTTAAGACTCTTATTGTCTTATTTAATATAGAAAACACCTTTTAAGGTATGTATTGATATCTTCAGTTTAaaactgaggaaagtgaggcagacagaagttaagagacttccTCAATGTCACAGAtgtgtaaagtgtctgaggctgaattcg
This genomic interval carries:
- the LOC140512180 gene encoding olfactory receptor 5J3-like gives rise to the protein MWEIAQNSTGFVKEFFLVGLTEIPKFQVPLFFIFFVIYMVTLVGNWGMIIIIWINVQLHTPMYFFLSNLSLCDICYSTVFAPKILVSFLVKNKTSSFASCILQSFFFAVYVTTEGILLSMMAYDRYVAIATPLLYPVIMTQRVCILMVLGSYLGGLINSLTHTIGLLRLNFCGPNVVNHYFCDIRPLLKLSCSDAYINEMLLLVFSGVIAMFTFIIIMVSYIHIIIAILRIRSAEGRHKAFSTCASHLTAVTLFYGSVTFSYIQPSSQYSMEQEKISAVFYTFIIPMLNPLIYSLRNKEVKDAAKRSIIGKSPHN